From one Novosphingobium sp. genomic stretch:
- a CDS encoding CHAP domain-containing protein, with amino-acid sequence MVISGAAALTAALPAQAHTQCAPYAREISGIELHGDAKDWWAQANGLYARGTTPREGSVLAFRATHSMRSGHVATVTKIVDARHVVLDHANWSRPGMIEHAALAEDVSANGDWSEVRVWYAPIHALGLRATPAFGFIYNSAPKDESVRLAMRD; translated from the coding sequence ATGGTTATCAGCGGTGCAGCAGCCCTGACTGCGGCCCTTCCCGCCCAAGCTCATACGCAGTGTGCCCCTTATGCCCGCGAGATTTCGGGCATTGAACTGCACGGCGATGCCAAGGACTGGTGGGCTCAGGCCAACGGCCTCTATGCTCGCGGCACGACCCCCCGCGAAGGTTCGGTTCTGGCTTTCCGCGCCACCCACTCGATGCGTTCTGGCCATGTCGCCACCGTCACCAAGATCGTCGATGCCCGCCACGTCGTGCTTGACCACGCCAACTGGTCGCGCCCCGGCATGATCGAGCATGCCGCTCTGGCCGAAGACGTCTCCGCCAATGGCGACTGGAGCGAAGTGCGCGTGTGGTACGCCCCGATCCACGCTCTGGGTCTGCGCGCCACCCCCGCTTTCGGCTTCATCTACAACAGCGCCCCCAAGGACGAGAGCGTCCGCCTCGCCATGCGCGACTGA
- a CDS encoding M13 family metallopeptidase produces MAQSTPPAAPATTGWGVDISARDLSVKPGDDFDAYANGTWKKTHTIPADRPSTGTFYDLSETVQAQVRDIITAAPKDGQIGALYNSFMDEARLEQVGIKPLQADLAQVRALPDKSAFARFMGLTQARFGITLIGSYVGPDTANADLNVLYLDQSGLGLPDRDYYLNDQFKPQREAYRAYIQRVLTAIGQPDPAGATATIMAFETEIAKIHWDQAAERDVPRTNNPMSSAQLAAYAPGLDWKAWFDGIGVGPQQRMIVGPNTAIKALAKLYAETPLATLKLWQAFHVAEQASPYLNKAMVDSRFDYVKTLAGVSENRPRWKRGIDLVNGSLGELVGQAYVARHFTPDAKAKMEVLVANLKTAMAHRIETNSWMSPPTKQAALTKLSKMDVMVGYPDFWRNYGGLTVKADDLYGNVQRATAFNQAYAMEDLGKPVNRKKWGMTPQTVNAYNGGGENKIVFPAGILQPPFFDPKADDSVNYGSIGAIIGHEISHGFDDQGRRIDDTGAVRDWWTAEDGKRFEAEAKVFGEEYGRFEAAPGAFIKPDVTMGENIADFAGVQVALDAYHTALGGKAAPVLDGLTGDQRFFLAYAQNWRALQREDALRNQVAVDPHSPSRFRILGPLPNVDGWYKAWDVKPGDKMYIAPEKRAKIW; encoded by the coding sequence ATGGCGCAATCCACGCCGCCCGCCGCGCCCGCCACCACCGGCTGGGGCGTGGACATCTCCGCGCGCGATCTCTCGGTGAAGCCGGGTGACGATTTCGACGCCTATGCCAATGGCACCTGGAAGAAGACCCACACCATCCCCGCCGACCGCCCCTCGACCGGCACCTTCTACGATCTGAGCGAGACGGTGCAGGCGCAGGTGCGCGACATCATCACCGCCGCCCCCAAAGACGGGCAGATCGGCGCGCTCTACAACAGCTTCATGGATGAGGCGCGGCTTGAACAGGTCGGCATCAAGCCGCTTCAGGCCGATCTGGCGCAGGTGCGCGCCCTGCCGGACAAAAGCGCCTTTGCCCGTTTCATGGGCCTCACCCAGGCCCGTTTCGGCATCACGCTGATCGGCTCCTATGTGGGGCCGGACACCGCCAATGCCGATCTCAACGTGCTCTATCTCGACCAGTCGGGGCTGGGCCTGCCCGATCGCGACTATTACCTGAACGACCAGTTCAAGCCCCAGCGCGAGGCCTATCGCGCCTATATCCAGCGCGTGCTGACCGCCATCGGGCAGCCCGATCCGGCGGGTGCCACCGCCACGATCATGGCGTTCGAGACCGAGATCGCCAAGATCCACTGGGATCAGGCCGCCGAGCGCGACGTGCCGCGCACCAACAACCCGATGTCGAGCGCGCAGCTCGCTGCCTATGCGCCGGGGCTGGACTGGAAGGCGTGGTTCGACGGCATCGGTGTCGGCCCGCAGCAGCGCATGATCGTCGGCCCCAACACCGCGATCAAGGCGCTGGCGAAGCTCTATGCCGAAACCCCGCTGGCCACGCTCAAGCTGTGGCAAGCCTTCCATGTTGCCGAGCAGGCCTCGCCCTATCTCAACAAGGCGATGGTCGACAGCCGCTTCGATTATGTGAAGACGCTGGCCGGGGTGAGCGAGAACCGCCCCCGCTGGAAGCGCGGCATCGATCTGGTCAACGGATCGCTGGGCGAGTTGGTGGGGCAAGCCTATGTCGCCCGCCACTTCACCCCCGATGCCAAGGCCAAGATGGAGGTGCTGGTCGCCAATCTGAAGACCGCCATGGCCCATCGCATCGAGACCAACAGCTGGATGAGCCCGCCCACCAAACAGGCGGCACTGACCAAGCTGTCCAAGATGGATGTGATGGTCGGCTATCCCGACTTCTGGCGCAACTATGGCGGGCTGACGGTCAAGGCCGACGATCTTTACGGCAATGTCCAGCGCGCCACCGCCTTTAACCAGGCCTATGCCATGGAGGATCTGGGCAAGCCGGTGAACCGCAAGAAATGGGGCATGACGCCTCAGACGGTGAACGCCTACAATGGCGGCGGCGAGAACAAGATCGTCTTCCCCGCGGGCATCCTGCAGCCGCCCTTCTTCGATCCCAAGGCCGACGATTCGGTCAATTACGGCAGCATCGGCGCGATCATCGGGCATGAGATCAGCCATGGCTTCGACGATCAGGGCCGCCGCATCGACGACACCGGCGCGGTGCGCGACTGGTGGACCGCCGAGGACGGCAAGCGCTTCGAGGCCGAGGCCAAGGTCTTCGGCGAGGAGTATGGCCGCTTCGAGGCCGCGCCCGGCGCCTTCATCAAGCCCGATGTGACGATGGGCGAGAACATCGCCGATTTCGCGGGGGTGCAGGTTGCGCTCGATGCCTATCACACCGCGCTGGGGGGCAAGGCAGCCCCGGTGCTCGACGGACTGACGGGCGACCAGCGCTTCTTCCTGGCCTATGCCCAGAACTGGCGCGCGCTGCAGCGTGAGGATGCGCTGCGCAATCAGGTCGCGGTCGATCCGCACAGCCCGTCGCGCTTCCGCATTCTGGGGCCGCTGCCCAATGTCGATGGCTGGTACAAGGCCTGGGACGTGAAGCCCGGCGACAAGATGTACATCGCGCCCGAGAAGCGCGCGAAGATCTGGTAA
- a CDS encoding polysaccharide deacetylase family protein yields the protein MMISFPQISRLVLAAALASATCAAHAAQPAHEPEHPHEVESFAPPAEMGTVALTFDDLPGLSLTADQPYVDYINMMILRGLKKHHFPAIGFVNESKLDRPTRDQQVNNLKRWLNAGMDLGNHTYSHESPNDLGAERYTADIAKGEPVTKGLLAQHGKTMRYFRHPYLETGSPGPVKDAIDSWLATHGYIIAPVTIDADDWEFAQVYDDAIYRHDEPRRLQVQREYLAYTERTIGWYQRAAHAVFGRQIAYVMLLHDTRLNADSFEALAQILQRRRLKPVTLEQALKDPAYRTRDPYTGKDGIDWVERWSDELHKTMPWSTWQDPPKRIEDEYEKTEHDRH from the coding sequence ATGATGATTTCGTTCCCCCAAATCAGCCGACTGGTTCTTGCCGCCGCCCTCGCATCGGCGACCTGCGCCGCTCATGCCGCCCAGCCCGCGCATGAGCCGGAGCACCCGCATGAGGTCGAAAGCTTCGCCCCGCCCGCCGAAATGGGCACGGTCGCGCTGACCTTCGACGATCTGCCCGGCCTCAGCCTCACGGCCGATCAGCCCTATGTCGATTACATCAACATGATGATCCTCCGCGGGCTGAAGAAGCATCACTTCCCGGCCATCGGCTTCGTCAACGAAAGCAAGCTGGACCGCCCGACGCGCGATCAGCAGGTTAACAATCTGAAGCGCTGGCTCAATGCGGGCATGGATCTGGGCAACCACACCTACAGCCATGAATCGCCCAACGATCTGGGTGCCGAGCGCTACACCGCCGACATCGCCAAGGGCGAGCCGGTGACCAAGGGCCTGCTGGCCCAGCACGGCAAGACCATGCGCTATTTCCGCCATCCCTATCTGGAGACCGGCTCGCCCGGCCCGGTGAAGGATGCCATCGACAGTTGGCTGGCGACGCATGGCTACATCATCGCTCCGGTCACCATCGATGCCGATGACTGGGAGTTCGCGCAGGTCTATGACGATGCCATCTATCGCCATGACGAGCCGCGCCGCCTGCAGGTGCAGCGCGAATATCTCGCCTATACCGAGCGGACGATCGGCTGGTACCAGCGCGCCGCCCATGCGGTGTTCGGGCGGCAGATCGCCTATGTGATGCTGCTGCATGATACGCGCCTCAACGCCGACAGTTTCGAGGCTCTGGCGCAGATCCTGCAGCGCCGCCGCCTGAAGCCCGTCACGCTGGAACAGGCGCTGAAAGATCCGGCCTATCGCACCCGCGATCCCTACACCGGCAAGGACGGTATCGACTGGGTCGAGCGCTGGTCCGACGAGTTGCACAAGACCATGCCCTGGTCGACATGGCAGGATCCGCCCAAGCGGATCGAGGACGAATATGAAAAGACCGAGCACGATCGGCACTGA